From Sphingopyxis sp. MWB1, a single genomic window includes:
- a CDS encoding ABC transporter permease: protein MAGLAVALPLVGVILAAIGSDTADIATRDIARYALTSAWLALLVGAITAVIGTIAAWLVVMYRFPGQRFFSWALALPLAVPAFALAYGYADLFDVAGDVRMALRAVTGHDLPFEMRSIGGAAFILSAAFYPYVYLAMRAAFLNQSVGALEAAQMLGCSGWRALWRVALPMARPALAAGVALAVMETLADYGAVQFLSVQTLTTGVVRAWSVYGSTVSAARFALPLLAAAALLLWIERAGRRGSVHESGRARWRDLSPQPLRAAPAAFAFAFCLALLAAGLLIPVGWLLWKLGQANPDWPRLLLAMRNSLFLGIAGAAVTVALATMLALGTRRLPLAARVASLGYATPGAVMAIGLLAPAGVIWNLAPGSGTSIAILLLILAYAARLMAAALEPIDAGLARITPAMRHAARTLGRGEGGAALAVELPMARSAMMTAGLIVLIDILKELPATLILRPFNFDTLAVIANHYALDERLPQAGLPSILIILLSLPAVIWLTRRIAEARPGA from the coding sequence GTGGCGGGGCTGGCGGTGGCGTTGCCACTGGTCGGTGTCATCCTCGCCGCGATCGGCAGCGATACCGCCGACATCGCGACGCGCGACATTGCCCGCTATGCGCTGACCTCGGCGTGGCTCGCACTGCTCGTCGGCGCGATCACCGCGGTCATCGGCACCATCGCGGCATGGCTTGTCGTCATGTATCGCTTTCCCGGACAGCGCTTTTTCAGCTGGGCGCTCGCGCTGCCGCTCGCCGTCCCCGCCTTTGCGCTCGCCTATGGCTATGCCGACCTGTTCGATGTCGCGGGCGATGTGCGCATGGCGCTGCGCGCGGTAACGGGTCATGACCTGCCCTTTGAGATGCGCAGCATCGGCGGGGCGGCTTTTATATTGTCGGCGGCTTTTTATCCTTATGTTTATCTGGCGATGCGCGCGGCCTTTCTGAACCAGTCGGTCGGGGCGCTGGAGGCGGCGCAGATGCTGGGGTGCAGCGGATGGCGCGCGCTGTGGCGTGTTGCCTTGCCGATGGCGCGCCCGGCGCTTGCCGCCGGGGTGGCGCTCGCGGTCATGGAAACGCTCGCCGATTATGGCGCGGTTCAATTTTTGAGCGTCCAGACGCTGACCACCGGCGTGGTGCGCGCCTGGTCGGTCTATGGCTCGACGGTCAGCGCCGCGCGCTTTGCCCTGCCCCTGCTCGCCGCCGCGGCGCTTTTGCTGTGGATCGAGCGCGCGGGGCGGCGCGGCAGCGTGCATGAAAGCGGCCGCGCGCGCTGGCGCGACCTGTCGCCCCAGCCGCTGCGCGCTGCCCCCGCCGCTTTCGCCTTTGCCTTCTGCCTCGCGCTCCTCGCTGCGGGGCTGCTGATCCCGGTGGGCTGGCTGCTGTGGAAGCTGGGGCAGGCCAACCCCGACTGGCCCCGCCTGCTGCTTGCGATGCGCAACAGCCTGTTTCTTGGCATCGCGGGCGCCGCCGTCACCGTCGCACTCGCCACCATGCTCGCGCTCGGAACCCGGCGCCTGCCACTTGCGGCGCGGGTCGCGAGCCTGGGCTATGCGACCCCCGGCGCAGTAATGGCGATCGGCCTGCTCGCCCCCGCCGGGGTGATCTGGAACCTTGCGCCCGGTTCGGGAACAAGCATCGCCATCCTGCTGTTGATCCTCGCCTATGCCGCGCGGCTGATGGCGGCGGCGCTTGAGCCCATCGACGCTGGCCTTGCGCGCATCACCCCCGCGATGCGCCATGCTGCGCGCACGCTAGGGCGCGGCGAAGGCGGCGCCGCGCTGGCGGTCGAACTTCCCATGGCGCGCAGCGCGATGATGACCGCCGGGCTAATCGTCCTCATCGACATTTTGAAGGAATTGCCCGCGACACTGATCCTGCGCCCCTTCAACTTCGACACGCTGGCGGTGATCGCCAATCATTATGCGCTCGACGAGCGGCTGCCGCAGGCGGGGCTGCCCTCGATCCTGATCATCCTTTTGTCGCTGCCCGCGGTCATCTGGCTGACGCGGCGCATTGCAGAGGCGCGCCCCGGGGCCTAA
- a CDS encoding ABC transporter ATP-binding protein, with amino-acid sequence MIKSDILDLRAVSRRYQGRAAVDAASLCLPAGRIACLLGPSGCGKSTLLRMIAGLETVDEGEIHIGGALVSAPGRALPPEQRGVGLVFQDNALFPHLNVARNIGFGLTDLDSATRAERVERLLARFHIAHLAGAWPHTLSGGEQQRVAIARALAREPALLLLDEPFSGLDGTLRAAIRQSLLDDLRAAGATVLIVTHDPEEAMLVADHLILMAAGRILQSGEPAACYDHPASLAAARLLGEMITLPATVKQGVAHSALPPCPAPGLPDGPAQIALRPEALRIDAGEQGAPARLLSARRIGGGWHVELDLAGHRLALRCAEAPPAGADKLHLTAAPAELHIFSTQG; translated from the coding sequence GTGATAAAGAGTGACATTCTGGACCTGCGCGCGGTATCGCGGCGCTATCAGGGGCGTGCGGCGGTCGATGCCGCCAGCCTGTGCCTGCCCGCAGGGCGCATCGCCTGCCTGCTCGGCCCGTCGGGCTGCGGGAAAAGTACGCTGCTGCGCATGATCGCCGGGCTGGAGACGGTCGATGAGGGCGAAATCCATATTGGCGGCGCGCTAGTGTCGGCACCGGGCCGGGCGCTCCCCCCCGAACAGCGCGGCGTCGGGCTGGTGTTTCAGGATAATGCGCTGTTCCCGCACCTGAATGTTGCCCGCAATATCGGCTTTGGCCTCACCGATCTCGATTCTGCGACCCGCGCCGAGCGGGTCGAGCGCCTGCTCGCCCGTTTCCATATCGCGCATCTGGCGGGGGCGTGGCCGCACACGCTGTCGGGCGGCGAGCAACAGCGCGTCGCCATCGCCCGCGCGCTGGCGCGCGAGCCCGCGCTGCTGTTGCTCGACGAGCCTTTTTCGGGGCTCGACGGCACGCTGCGCGCGGCCATTCGCCAGTCGCTGCTCGATGATCTGCGCGCGGCAGGCGCGACGGTGCTGATCGTCACCCATGATCCCGAAGAAGCGATGCTGGTCGCCGATCATCTGATCCTGATGGCGGCGGGGCGCATCCTGCAAAGCGGCGAACCTGCGGCCTGTTACGACCACCCCGCCTCGCTCGCCGCAGCGCGGCTGCTGGGCGAGATGATCACCCTGCCCGCCACCGTGAAGCAGGGCGTGGCGCACAGCGCCTTGCCCCCCTGTCCCGCGCCCGGCCTGCCCGACGGCCCGGCGCAGATCGCCCTGCGCCCCGAGGCGCTGCGGATAGATGCCGGCGAGCAAGGCGCCCCCGCCCGCCTCCTGTCGGCGCGGCGTATCGGCGGCGGCTGGCATGTCGAGCTCGATCTTGCAGGTCACCGCCTCGCCCTGCGCTGCGCCGAAGCGCCGCCCGCCGGGGCGGACAAGCTGCACCTGACCGCCGCCCCCGCCGAGCTGCATATTTTTTCCACACAAGGCTGA
- a CDS encoding MFS transporter → MSTAGQSPQAATGRSTAMAAFAAVTVLFFAWGFITSMIDPLVAAVKGIFTLSDAEAQLSAFAFFIAYGVMSFPAAALIARVHSVPSILTALGTMVAGCLVMLAAANMAIYPLVLAGLFMLAAGITILQVAANPLAAALGDPKWSHFRLTFSQTFNSFGTFLGPLVGAHLFLEGVEVKDGETISESVRAQALAGIDVAYFWICGLIIALLLFFWVSRRIVDNAVPPAPIGSRASMGELIREAFSSKWALLGGLAIFLYVGAEVAIGTQMALFLNSDAVWGQSDAPFGVPLLGFAMGSDGVTGVSLQEAGKAVAFYWGGAMVGRAIGSAVLALAPAARLLAMVTAIACILCLYIVFAGGVSAGFVALSIGLVNSIMFPLIFTLTLERSTARAEATSGLLCTAIIGGAIIPVAVGALSDSMGYAMAFILPALCYLLLCGFAMIAGRTPPRAAAAASTVH, encoded by the coding sequence ATGTCGACAGCGGGTCAGTCGCCACAGGCTGCAACGGGGCGTTCGACGGCAATGGCGGCCTTTGCCGCGGTGACCGTCCTGTTTTTCGCCTGGGGCTTCATCACCTCGATGATCGACCCGCTGGTCGCGGCGGTGAAGGGTATCTTCACCCTCAGCGATGCCGAAGCACAGCTTTCGGCCTTTGCCTTTTTCATCGCCTATGGCGTCATGTCCTTTCCCGCGGCGGCGCTGATCGCGCGCGTCCATTCGGTCCCCTCGATCCTCACCGCGCTTGGCACGATGGTCGCGGGCTGCCTCGTCATGCTCGCGGCGGCCAATATGGCGATTTATCCGCTGGTCCTTGCCGGATTGTTCATGCTCGCGGCGGGCATCACCATCCTGCAGGTGGCGGCCAATCCGCTCGCCGCCGCGCTGGGCGATCCCAAATGGTCGCATTTCCGCCTGACCTTCAGCCAGACCTTCAACAGCTTCGGCACCTTCCTCGGCCCGCTCGTCGGCGCGCACCTGTTTCTCGAAGGGGTGGAGGTCAAGGATGGCGAGACGATTTCCGAAAGCGTCCGCGCGCAGGCGCTCGCCGGGATCGACGTCGCCTATTTCTGGATCTGCGGCCTGATCATCGCGCTGCTGCTCTTTTTCTGGGTCAGCCGCCGCATCGTCGACAATGCCGTGCCGCCCGCACCGATCGGCAGCCGCGCGAGCATGGGCGAACTGATCCGGGAGGCTTTTTCCTCCAAATGGGCGCTGCTCGGCGGGCTTGCCATTTTCCTTTATGTCGGCGCCGAAGTCGCCATCGGCACGCAAATGGCGCTGTTCCTCAACAGCGATGCCGTCTGGGGCCAGTCGGACGCGCCCTTTGGCGTGCCGCTGCTGGGCTTTGCCATGGGCAGCGACGGGGTCACCGGCGTCTCGCTGCAGGAAGCGGGCAAGGCGGTCGCCTTTTACTGGGGCGGCGCCATGGTCGGCCGCGCCATCGGCTCGGCGGTCCTCGCGCTCGCGCCCGCCGCGCGCCTGCTCGCGATGGTAACCGCCATTGCCTGCATCCTCTGCCTCTATATTGTCTTTGCGGGCGGGGTCAGCGCGGGCTTCGTCGCGCTGTCGATCGGCCTCGTCAATTCGATCATGTTCCCGCTGATTTTCACCCTGACGCTCGAACGCTCGACGGCGCGGGCGGAGGCGACGTCGGGGCTGCTGTGCACCGCGATCATCGGCGGCGCGATCATTCCGGTCGCGGTCGGCGCGCTGTCGGACAGCATGGGCTATGCCATGGCCTTCATCCTGCCCGCGCTCTGCTATCTGCTGCTCTGCGGCTTTGCGATGATCGCCGGGCGCACGCCCCCGCGCGCGGCGGCTGCGGCCAGCACGGTGCATTGA
- a CDS encoding glycoside hydrolase family 97 protein: MRAAQLIRRASLSLSALALAAASGAAARDDVTHRVCSPNERLCFSLTTVNEVPTYKVTRDGKDVIAPSRLGFMLRGAGKFEHSIALGEASYAAHDERWEQPWGENRWVRDNHKEMRVPIIELIGGKRRIDLIARVFDNGVGFRFAFPDQPQLRDVRIDEELTEFNIAAPAEAWWIPAGEWNRYEYLYHRTPANQVGTAHSPISFRTEDGLHIALHEAALIDYAGFWLQRIDGQRFRTRLSPSSEPWKVRRAAPFETPWRTILIAEDAPGLYAASDIILNLNEPNKLGDVSWVKPLKYVGIWWAMHLDVASWHSGPKHGATTENALKYIDFAAKHGFDSVLIEGWNIGWDGNWIGDKGRNFEFARAYPDFDMDKVAAYARAKSVTIMGHHETAGNAGRYADQLDAALNYYARHGVPAIKTGYVADAGGVLHRDAEGKDVWEWHDGQFMARHHLDVAKAAAKRRIAINAHEPIKDTGLRRTWPNLVSREGARGMEYAAWGEPANPPEHEANLVFTRMLSGPMDYTPGIVSLEGKNGRRIPSTLAKQLANYVVLYSPVQMVADLPEHYEARPQALAFIKAVPADWETSHLLAGAIGDYAVFARQERGGDNWYLGGVTDEAARSVPLDFAFLPKGQRYKAKIWRDGQGGGIDGDPFATIVEEKMVTAASKWPIDMAAGGGFAMTLTPVK, from the coding sequence ATGCGCGCGGCCCAGCTGATCCGCCGCGCGAGCCTGTCGCTTTCCGCCCTCGCCCTTGCCGCCGCCAGCGGCGCGGCGGCGCGCGACGATGTGACCCACCGCGTCTGTTCGCCCAATGAACGGCTCTGCTTTTCGCTGACCACGGTGAATGAAGTGCCGACCTATAAGGTCACGCGCGACGGCAAGGATGTGATCGCTCCCTCGCGCCTTGGCTTCATGCTGCGCGGCGCGGGCAAGTTTGAACATAGCATTGCGCTCGGCGAAGCAAGCTATGCGGCGCACGACGAACGCTGGGAACAGCCCTGGGGCGAAAATCGCTGGGTGCGCGATAATCACAAGGAAATGCGCGTGCCGATCATCGAGCTGATCGGCGGCAAGCGGCGCATCGACCTGATCGCGCGCGTGTTCGACAATGGCGTCGGCTTTCGCTTTGCCTTTCCCGACCAGCCGCAGCTTCGCGATGTGCGGATCGACGAGGAGCTGACCGAATTCAACATCGCCGCGCCCGCCGAGGCGTGGTGGATCCCGGCGGGCGAGTGGAACCGCTATGAATATCTGTACCACCGCACGCCTGCGAACCAGGTCGGCACCGCCCATTCGCCGATCAGCTTTCGCACCGAGGACGGGCTGCACATTGCCCTCCACGAAGCCGCGCTGATCGACTATGCGGGCTTTTGGCTGCAACGCATCGACGGCCAGCGTTTCCGCACCCGCCTCTCGCCCTCGTCAGAGCCGTGGAAAGTGCGGCGCGCCGCCCCCTTTGAAACGCCGTGGCGGACCATCCTGATCGCCGAGGATGCGCCGGGTCTTTACGCTGCCTCCGACATCATCCTGAACCTCAACGAACCCAACAAGCTGGGCGATGTCAGCTGGGTCAAGCCGCTCAAATATGTCGGCATCTGGTGGGCGATGCATCTCGACGTCGCAAGCTGGCACAGCGGGCCCAAACATGGCGCGACCACCGAAAATGCCCTGAAATATATCGACTTCGCCGCCAAACATGGTTTCGACTCGGTGCTGATCGAGGGGTGGAACATCGGCTGGGACGGCAACTGGATCGGCGACAAGGGACGCAACTTTGAATTTGCCCGCGCCTATCCCGATTTCGACATGGACAAGGTCGCCGCTTATGCCAGGGCAAAGAGCGTGACGATCATGGGCCATCATGAAACCGCCGGAAATGCCGGGCGCTATGCCGATCAGCTCGACGCCGCGCTCAACTATTATGCGCGCCATGGCGTGCCCGCGATCAAGACCGGCTATGTCGCCGATGCCGGGGGCGTGCTGCACCGGGACGCCGAGGGCAAGGATGTGTGGGAATGGCATGACGGCCAGTTTATGGCGCGCCACCATCTGGATGTTGCCAAGGCAGCAGCGAAACGCCGCATCGCGATCAACGCGCATGAGCCGATCAAGGATACGGGGCTGCGCCGCACCTGGCCCAATCTGGTCAGCCGCGAAGGGGCGCGGGGCATGGAATATGCCGCCTGGGGCGAGCCCGCGAACCCGCCCGAGCATGAGGCCAATCTGGTCTTCACCCGCATGCTGTCAGGGCCGATGGATTATACCCCCGGCATCGTCAGCCTGGAGGGGAAGAATGGCCGCCGCATCCCCTCGACGCTTGCCAAGCAGCTGGCCAATTATGTCGTCCTTTACAGCCCGGTGCAAATGGTCGCTGACCTGCCCGAACATTATGAGGCGCGCCCCCAAGCGCTGGCCTTCATCAAGGCGGTGCCCGCCGACTGGGAAACCTCGCACCTGCTCGCAGGCGCGATTGGCGATTATGCCGTTTTTGCGCGGCAGGAACGCGGCGGCGACAATTGGTATCTCGGCGGCGTCACCGACGAGGCGGCGCGCAGCGTGCCGCTCGATTTCGCCTTTCTGCCCAAGGGGCAGCGCTATAAGGCGAAAATCTGGCGCGACGGGCAAGGCGGCGGCATCGACGGCGACCCCTTTGCGACGATCGTCGAGGAGAAGATGGTGACGGCAGCGAGCAAATGGCCGATCGACATGGCCGCAGGCGGCGGCTTCGCCATGACACTGACCCCGGTGAAATAG
- a CDS encoding ABC transporter ATP-binding protein produces the protein MAALSIDGATKHFGATEVLKNLSVEVAPGEFAVIVGPSGCGKSTLLRCVAGLEQLDSGRIHIADRDVTHLAPSERGVAMVFQSYALYPHLRVRENMGFALRIAKMDKARIDEAVNRAAAILGIEPLLDRKPAALSGGQRQRVAIGRAIVRQPQLFLFDEPLSNLDADLRVRMRREFAELHRTLRTTTLYVTHDQVEAMTLADRIIILRDGRIEQVGAPRDLYARPANRFVAGFLGTPRMNFLAATVSDAGRATLANGHSIALPATAAPLAPGTPLTLGIRPEHLALGEGAEALSLKITFVERLGSAAIAHFESPGDGEALTCQTRDDGALREGARAAVRFAPDHLHLFGSDGQRLARKDEL, from the coding sequence ATGGCCGCGCTCTCGATCGACGGCGCAACCAAGCATTTCGGCGCGACCGAAGTGCTCAAAAATCTGTCGGTCGAGGTCGCGCCCGGCGAGTTTGCCGTCATCGTCGGCCCGTCAGGCTGCGGCAAATCGACGCTGCTGCGCTGCGTCGCGGGGCTGGAACAGCTGGACAGCGGGCGCATCCATATCGCGGACCGCGACGTCACCCACCTTGCCCCGTCGGAGCGCGGTGTGGCGATGGTGTTCCAAAGCTATGCTCTTTATCCGCATCTGAGGGTGCGCGAAAATATGGGCTTTGCGCTGCGCATTGCGAAGATGGACAAGGCGCGCATCGACGAAGCCGTCAACCGCGCCGCCGCCATTTTGGGGATTGAGCCGCTGCTCGATCGCAAGCCCGCCGCGCTGTCGGGCGGCCAGCGCCAGCGCGTCGCCATCGGCCGCGCCATCGTCCGCCAGCCGCAGCTTTTCCTGTTCGACGAGCCGCTGTCGAACCTCGACGCCGATCTGCGCGTGCGGATGCGCCGCGAATTTGCCGAACTTCACCGAACGCTGCGTACCACCACCCTTTATGTGACGCATGATCAGGTAGAGGCGATGACGCTGGCCGACCGGATCATCATCCTGCGCGATGGCCGTATCGAACAGGTCGGCGCCCCGCGCGACCTTTACGCGCGCCCCGCCAACCGCTTTGTCGCAGGCTTTCTGGGCACGCCGCGGATGAATTTCCTCGCCGCGACGGTCAGCGATGCGGGCCGCGCGACGCTGGCGAACGGGCACAGCATCGCGCTGCCCGCCACCGCCGCGCCGCTGGCGCCGGGCACGCCCCTCACCCTCGGCATTCGCCCCGAACATCTGGCGCTGGGTGAAGGGGCAGAGGCGCTGTCCCTCAAAATCACCTTCGTCGAGCGGCTGGGCAGCGCCGCCATCGCCCATTTCGAAAGTCCGGGCGACGGCGAAGCGCTCACCTGCCAGACCCGCGATGATGGCGCCTTGCGCGAAGGCGCGCGCGCGGCGGTGCGCTTTGCCCCAGACCATTTGCACCTGTTTGGCAGCGATGGGCAAAGGCTCGCGCGAAAGGACGAGCTATGA
- a CDS encoding LacI family DNA-binding transcriptional regulator yields the protein MGKGSRERTSYERGFAVRGHEKGETAMATLRDVAREAGVSVATASRAINGLGNVTAPTRAAVMAAVKKLNFVPHSGARSLTRRKTDTIGVILPDLFGEFFSEIIRGIDLVAHESGFHLLLGNMHGSAHETAAAIAAMRGRVDGLLLMPPEVKPELLSDNLDPALPTVLLNYDASSLGLPFVAVDNYHGAYAMTEALLARGARRIVHIAGPKHNGDARDRQRGFADAMAKIAGERSPVILPGDFSEEAGEEAARLLVQGQLPADAIFAANDLMALGCIHQLGEAGLSVPGDMMVAGFDDIPLARHVTPSLSTMQVKIDRLGSTAMMLLLRLLRGDELGSASANILTPDLVLRGTTGGPAKPVPDEAPAPATAKVAAEGARRR from the coding sequence ATGGGCAAAGGCTCGCGCGAAAGGACGAGCTATGAGCGCGGCTTTGCCGTTCGCGGCCATGAAAAGGGAGAGACAGCGATGGCGACATTAAGGGATGTGGCCCGCGAAGCCGGGGTATCGGTCGCCACCGCCTCGCGCGCGATCAACGGGCTTGGCAATGTCACCGCCCCCACCCGCGCGGCGGTGATGGCCGCGGTCAAAAAGCTGAACTTCGTTCCTCACAGCGGCGCGCGCAGCCTGACCCGGCGCAAGACCGATACGATCGGCGTCATCCTGCCCGATCTGTTCGGCGAATTTTTCTCCGAGATCATTCGTGGCATCGACCTTGTCGCCCATGAATCGGGCTTTCACCTTCTGCTCGGCAATATGCATGGCAGCGCGCATGAGACCGCCGCCGCCATTGCCGCGATGCGCGGGCGCGTCGACGGACTGCTGTTGATGCCGCCCGAGGTAAAGCCCGAGCTGCTGTCCGACAATCTCGACCCCGCGCTGCCCACGGTCCTCCTCAACTATGATGCAAGCAGCCTTGGCCTGCCCTTTGTCGCGGTCGACAATTATCATGGCGCCTATGCCATGACCGAGGCGCTGCTGGCGCGCGGCGCGCGGCGGATCGTGCATATCGCTGGCCCCAAACATAATGGCGACGCGCGCGACCGCCAGCGCGGCTTTGCCGATGCCATGGCCAAGATCGCGGGTGAGCGCAGCCCGGTCATCCTGCCCGGCGATTTTTCTGAAGAAGCGGGGGAAGAGGCGGCGCGGCTGCTGGTGCAGGGGCAACTCCCCGCCGACGCGATTTTCGCCGCCAACGACCTGATGGCGCTCGGCTGTATTCACCAGCTTGGCGAAGCGGGGCTGTCGGTGCCGGGCGACATGATGGTCGCGGGCTTCGACGATATTCCGCTCGCGCGCCATGTCACGCCGTCGCTCTCCACCATGCAGGTCAAGATCGACCGGCTGGGATCGACCGCCATGATGCTGCTGTTGCGCCTGCTGCGCGGCGATGAGCTTGGCAGCGCGAGCGCCAATATCCTCACCCCCGATCTCGTCCTGCGCGGCACCACTGGCGGCCCCGCCAAGCCCGTCCCGGACGAGGCGCCCGCCCCCGCCACGGCCAAGGTCGCGGCGGAGGGAGCCAGGCGCCGGTGA
- a CDS encoding extracellular solute-binding protein has protein sequence MYLTRRHMVGALGALPLASLLGGCGARGADGLSIWAMGNEAASLPQLLAQIPLPPAFPPVRVQALPWSAAHEKLLTGFAGDALPTMGQVGNSWLAEMAAIGAIAPVPAAAQSLLDDQYAAVVDTNRIDGHAWAIPWYVDTRLQFYRKDMFARAGYAAPPLRWAEWKAALHKVKALAGDGNYALLLPLNEFEQLLTLALSAGARLLRDNGARGAFSDPEFKEALGFYKSLFDEGLAPIASATQISNIWNEFARGFFSIFTSGPWTIGDLKTRLAPDMQDKWGTAPNPGPDGIGAAAPGGSSLVVFAGQDQGEAAWRLIAQLLAPSAQLQFHHLTGNLPARRSVWDAAGLAADPIVAPFAAQLDHARALPKVPEWERIVTEMQVVAERMVRGQYSVDEAAREIDARADRLLEKRRWMLDKGQALGAGA, from the coding sequence ATGTATCTGACGCGCCGCCATATGGTCGGCGCGCTCGGCGCGCTGCCGCTCGCATCGCTGCTCGGCGGATGCGGTGCGCGCGGCGCCGACGGGCTAAGCATCTGGGCGATGGGCAATGAAGCCGCCAGCCTGCCGCAGTTATTGGCGCAAATCCCCCTGCCCCCGGCCTTCCCGCCGGTGCGGGTGCAGGCGCTGCCATGGAGCGCGGCGCATGAAAAATTGCTCACCGGCTTTGCGGGCGACGCCCTCCCCACCATGGGACAGGTTGGCAATAGCTGGCTTGCCGAAATGGCCGCGATCGGCGCGATCGCCCCGGTGCCCGCTGCGGCGCAATCCTTGCTCGATGACCAGTACGCCGCCGTCGTCGATACCAACCGGATCGACGGCCATGCCTGGGCCATCCCCTGGTATGTTGACACGCGGCTGCAATTTTATCGCAAGGATATGTTCGCGCGCGCGGGCTATGCCGCGCCCCCGCTGCGCTGGGCCGAATGGAAGGCGGCGCTGCACAAGGTGAAGGCGCTGGCGGGCGACGGCAATTATGCGCTGCTTTTGCCGCTCAACGAATTTGAACAATTGCTCACCCTCGCCCTGTCGGCGGGCGCGCGACTGCTGCGCGACAATGGCGCGCGCGGCGCCTTTTCGGACCCCGAATTCAAGGAAGCGCTCGGCTTTTACAAAAGCCTGTTCGACGAAGGGCTGGCCCCCATCGCTTCGGCAACGCAGATTTCGAACATATGGAATGAATTTGCGCGCGGCTTTTTCAGCATCTTCACCTCGGGTCCTTGGACGATCGGCGACCTCAAGACGCGGCTCGCGCCCGATATGCAGGATAAATGGGGCACCGCGCCCAACCCCGGCCCTGACGGCATCGGCGCCGCCGCCCCCGGCGGGTCGAGCCTGGTCGTCTTTGCCGGGCAGGATCAGGGCGAGGCGGCGTGGCGCCTGATCGCACAATTGCTCGCGCCGTCGGCGCAGCTTCAATTTCACCATCTCACCGGCAATCTGCCCGCGCGCCGCTCGGTATGGGATGCGGCAGGCCTTGCCGCCGATCCGATCGTCGCGCCCTTTGCGGCACAGCTCGACCATGCCCGCGCGCTGCCCAAGGTCCCCGAATGGGAACGGATCGTCACCGAAATGCAGGTCGTCGCCGAACGCATGGTGCGCGGCCAATATAGCGTCGATGAAGCTGCGCGCGAAATTGACGCGCGCGCCGACCGCCTGCTCGAAAAGCGCCGCTGGATGCTGGACAAGGGGCAGGCGCTGGGGGCCGGGGCATGA
- a CDS encoding carbohydrate ABC transporter permease: protein MSIARLREARAGWAMTAPALAAIFLFFALPAAASLLLSFTDFDIYALADLGNLRFIGFDNYARLLDNPLFWKAMGNTLLFVAFGTPFIVILSLFAAMLVHSRWLHWRPVWRVALFAPYVTTLVATAVVWRYLLHTRYGLVNYVLSLFGAGPIDWLGSPTASLPAILIFVGWKSFGYNMIIFLAALQTVPRELDEAARLDGAGWFMRLRHVTLPAISPTFLLVSVLTVAAMFQLFTEPYVMTQGGPAQSTVTVLYFMYEEGFKWWNLGSGAAVAFLLFLCILAITLVQLRLARRAGAL, encoded by the coding sequence ATGAGCATCGCGCGCCTCCGCGAAGCCCGCGCGGGCTGGGCGATGACCGCGCCAGCGCTCGCCGCCATCTTCCTTTTCTTCGCGCTGCCCGCCGCCGCCTCGCTGCTGCTCAGCTTTACCGATTTCGACATTTATGCGCTCGCCGATCTCGGCAATTTGCGCTTCATCGGCTTCGACAATTATGCCCGGCTGCTCGATAATCCGCTGTTCTGGAAAGCGATGGGCAATACCTTGCTCTTCGTCGCCTTCGGCACGCCCTTCATCGTCATCCTCTCGTTGTTCGCGGCGATGCTCGTTCATTCGCGCTGGCTCCATTGGCGGCCCGTCTGGCGCGTCGCGCTCTTCGCGCCCTATGTCACCACGCTCGTCGCCACCGCGGTCGTCTGGCGCTATCTGCTCCACACCCGCTACGGCCTCGTCAATTACGTCCTCTCGCTGTTCGGCGCGGGGCCGATCGACTGGCTCGGCAGCCCCACCGCCTCGCTTCCCGCCATATTGATCTTCGTCGGCTGGAAAAGCTTTGGCTATAATATGATCATCTTCCTCGCCGCGCTGCAGACCGTCCCGCGCGAGCTGGACGAGGCGGCGCGGCTCGACGGCGCGGGCTGGTTCATGCGGCTGCGCCACGTCACCCTGCCCGCCATTTCGCCGACCTTCCTGCTCGTCTCGGTGCTCACCGTCGCCGCAATGTTCCAGCTTTTCACCGAACCCTATGTGATGACGCAGGGCGGCCCCGCCCAATCGACCGTCACCGTCCTTTATTTCATGTATGAAGAAGGCTTCAAATGGTGGAATCTGGGGTCGGGCGCGGCGGTCGCCTTCCTCCTCTTCCTCTGCATTCTCGCCATCACCCTCGTCCAGCTGCGCCTTGCGCGGCGGGCAGGCGCGCTATGA